Proteins encoded in a region of the Myxococcus guangdongensis genome:
- a CDS encoding FHA domain-containing protein has product MEAMEYCPRCDTENPRDATVCRACGSPLRSGTMVMAVASLSSRPQVSIRVVRADGGPESVVRMQRDTLTCGQQGDIPLPDDPFIMPVQMRFFFSGSRLAVEDVGGANGVFVRLRQERELSPGGELRLGRQRLVLEPIPTATPGPGGTQVWGSPDPGYRLRLIQLLEGGLRGAAYPLREGDNLLGREQGDLTFPTDGFVSGRHAVLQVRQDRLSVRDVGSSNGTFMRLAGPTFVDNGDHYLIGRQLLRVEIQAPLA; this is encoded by the coding sequence ATGGAAGCGATGGAATACTGCCCCCGCTGCGACACCGAGAACCCCCGGGATGCCACCGTCTGCCGAGCCTGCGGCTCGCCGCTGCGCTCCGGCACCATGGTCATGGCCGTGGCCAGCCTGTCCTCGCGGCCCCAGGTCTCCATCCGCGTGGTGCGGGCCGACGGCGGCCCCGAGTCCGTCGTCCGCATGCAGCGTGACACCCTCACCTGCGGTCAGCAGGGGGACATCCCGCTCCCGGATGACCCCTTCATCATGCCCGTCCAGATGCGCTTCTTCTTCTCCGGCTCGCGCCTGGCCGTCGAGGACGTGGGAGGCGCCAACGGCGTCTTCGTCCGCCTGCGCCAGGAGCGGGAGCTGTCCCCCGGCGGCGAGCTGCGCCTGGGTCGGCAACGGCTGGTGCTGGAGCCCATCCCCACCGCGACGCCCGGCCCGGGAGGCACCCAGGTCTGGGGCTCACCGGATCCCGGCTACCGCCTGCGCCTCATCCAGTTGCTGGAGGGGGGCCTGCGCGGCGCGGCCTATCCGCTGCGCGAGGGCGACAACCTGCTGGGCCGCGAACAGGGCGACCTCACCTTCCCCACCGACGGCTTCGTCTCCGGCCGGCACGCGGTGCTTCAGGTGCGTCAAGATCGACTGTCCGTGCGCGACGTGGGCTCGTCCAACGGCACCTTCATGCGGTTGGCCGGCCCCACCTTCGTCGACAACGGGGACCACTACCTCATCGGTCGGCAGCTGCTGAGGGTGGAGATCCAGGCACCGCTCGCCTGA
- a CDS encoding TraR/DksA family transcriptional regulator, with translation MNQKDLKRYKKMLEDSKASLLESAKKTLVEESSFDTDDLPDEIDLASSEYAQSMVFRLRDREKFLLQKIDKALERIENGSFGVCERCEEDISPKRLEARPVTTLCIRCKEEQEKKEKSYG, from the coding sequence GTGAACCAGAAAGATCTCAAGCGTTACAAGAAGATGCTCGAGGACAGCAAGGCGAGCCTGCTCGAGAGCGCCAAGAAGACCCTGGTGGAGGAGTCGAGCTTCGACACCGACGATCTCCCCGACGAGATCGACCTGGCCTCTTCCGAGTATGCGCAGTCGATGGTGTTCAGACTCCGCGACCGCGAGAAGTTCCTGCTGCAGAAGATTGATAAGGCGCTCGAGCGCATCGAAAACGGCTCGTTCGGCGTCTGCGAGCGTTGCGAGGAGGACATCTCCCCCAAGCGGTTGGAGGCGCGTCCGGTGACGACGCTCTGCATCCGCTGCAAGGAAGAGCAGGAGAAGAAGGAGAAGTCCTACGGCTGA
- a CDS encoding serine/threonine-protein kinase has translation MHCPSCGADAQESSRFCPACGATLVRTADADDYVGMTIAQKYRVEALIGEGGMGKVFRARQISLDKVVVLKVLRHTLLSDERTVARFQREAKAASRLNHRNSISVLDFGQAEDGALFIAMEYVAGQDLHQILSREWPLGEARVVRIVSQVLGALSDAHGAGVIHRDLKPENIMVEQRRNEPDFVKVLDFGIAKITDSTDDGPALTRAGFVCGTPEYMSPEQARGAQLDHRSDLYAVGVILYQLMTGLLPFESDSAVGFATKHLTEEPPPPTRRRPDARISPAMERLILRTLSKDPDDRPANAEAFRAELLAVEKERRREAAGSRRPQPSAVLAPLPRKPGGRPDDARDATAPGWGSEMTVEATVRALPDVLSPLPSGADVMPATREKTDSVVPTQPGVGGGGLAFFFKSLTVLLVLGAGLFFAYFYYTQGPGKGGASHFPIPSNAPVPGRTGSVLPSDADQPLYERMIPAADRNVDLSRKHAQDGDQSLERGKLDMAATSYRNAFEANPDPELALKLGEVYWQRDQMDEARNWWMRHLRDVRDSRARALIEQRLGGSVARPSAP, from the coding sequence TTGCACTGCCCCTCCTGCGGCGCTGACGCCCAAGAATCCTCCCGTTTCTGCCCGGCCTGCGGCGCGACCCTCGTGCGCACGGCGGATGCTGACGACTACGTCGGCATGACGATTGCCCAGAAGTACCGGGTCGAGGCCCTCATCGGCGAGGGAGGCATGGGCAAGGTGTTCCGGGCCCGGCAGATCTCCCTCGACAAGGTGGTGGTGCTCAAGGTGCTGCGGCACACGCTGCTGTCGGACGAGCGCACCGTGGCGCGCTTCCAGCGCGAGGCCAAGGCGGCCAGCCGGCTCAACCACCGCAACTCCATCAGCGTGCTGGACTTCGGCCAGGCCGAGGACGGCGCGCTCTTCATCGCCATGGAGTACGTGGCGGGGCAGGACCTGCACCAGATTCTGAGCCGCGAGTGGCCGCTGGGCGAGGCGCGCGTGGTGCGCATCGTCAGCCAGGTGCTCGGCGCGCTGTCGGACGCCCACGGCGCGGGCGTCATCCACCGGGACTTGAAGCCCGAGAACATCATGGTGGAGCAGCGGCGCAACGAGCCGGACTTCGTCAAGGTGCTCGACTTCGGCATCGCGAAGATCACCGACTCCACGGACGACGGTCCGGCGCTCACGCGCGCGGGCTTCGTCTGCGGCACGCCCGAGTACATGTCGCCGGAGCAGGCGCGTGGGGCGCAGCTGGACCACCGCTCGGACCTGTACGCGGTGGGCGTCATCCTCTACCAGCTGATGACGGGGCTGTTGCCGTTCGAGTCCGACTCGGCGGTGGGCTTCGCCACCAAGCACCTCACCGAGGAGCCGCCGCCCCCGACCCGGCGACGGCCCGACGCGCGCATCTCCCCGGCGATGGAGCGGCTCATCCTGCGCACGCTCTCCAAGGACCCGGATGATCGCCCGGCCAACGCGGAGGCCTTCCGCGCGGAGCTGCTGGCGGTGGAGAAGGAGCGCCGTCGCGAGGCTGCGGGCTCACGGCGTCCCCAGCCCTCGGCCGTGCTGGCGCCGCTGCCGCGCAAGCCTGGTGGTCGCCCCGATGATGCCCGGGATGCCACGGCTCCCGGGTGGGGCAGTGAGATGACGGTGGAGGCCACCGTCCGCGCGCTTCCGGACGTGCTGTCGCCGCTGCCCTCGGGCGCCGACGTGATGCCCGCGACGCGGGAGAAGACGGACTCCGTCGTCCCCACCCAGCCCGGCGTCGGTGGTGGCGGACTGGCCTTCTTCTTCAAGTCGCTCACCGTGCTGCTGGTGTTGGGCGCGGGGCTCTTCTTCGCCTACTTCTATTACACGCAGGGCCCGGGCAAGGGCGGGGCCTCGCACTTCCCGATTCCCTCCAACGCTCCGGTTCCCGGCAGGACGGGGAGTGTCCTCCCCTCGGACGCGGACCAGCCGCTGTACGAGCGGATGATTCCGGCGGCCGATCGCAACGTGGATCTGTCCAGGAAGCACGCCCAGGACGGCGATCAATCCCTGGAGCGCGGGAAGCTCGACATGGCCGCCACGAGCTACCGGAACGCGTTCGAGGCGAACCCGGACCCGGAGCTGGCGCTGAAGCTGGGCGAGGTCTACTGGCAGCGGGACCAGATGGATGAGGCCCGTAACTGGTGGATGCGTCACCTGCGCGACGTGCGGGACTCGCGGGCCCGTGCGCTCATCGAGCAGCGGCTGGGCGGCAGCGTGGCCCGCCCGTCGGCTCCGTAG
- a CDS encoding vWA domain-containing protein, translating into MLSRRLTELRARLDALRQPPPPAGGPRWWSFGRKVSGPGELSLPVLEALDRELDRVGVHTSADAHLLHALGARRGRAGALSQGLQARAGQALGELEECLGRVERAWRAGVLPPGTLSILERAFVRLARAVKVADLFLRPYMEDLPDEEFVVYERPASASRPQRPPSSARMAVAEYFASRARENVADVVQKRRDLDLAHEMLLRLGADHDRERAVPLRRDVAEARERTRAVPAVRSLEELLRHVRHAARHEPQVAYRSLRGLYERALEAGDMALAAAARSGLEPLLPTRTHLTVMVENSERDALAEWFGEAPQPSRPEVDAPRPDELLADLAFSLRPEQLATFELAAGCARYFDVEDALSEEIVLAETKTARPVARRVPYPTQTMTFETTGALHEVNNFVLTDPRMLLRDLAANRQLVRAYVEDAPPPQSKKVKRTAVRVYVCDASGSMHGARARFRDALIIAELNNLRVKARRGESFDPLYFSFFNDVPTELARVDTAVEATRQIERLFRDSPAEGQTDISLALMSAFDSIRAAQGRDPYLARATVVLVTDGEDRVDLDLIRRTRAPMGALDIALSFISLGEENPDLRSLVREQRASGVRAFYHHLSDEEILWARTEFDTPWRTLLPRDVPATPDALELLVPHLEALEAVASGRGTGTPVAVEASFEALFPESPPRPEGGQVPSADVVGRVVDILGALVEATSLAPADKRATESVVLLQHLLTVYGLTPARYLAALSVGGPSVEEALSRVRLLCRPFG; encoded by the coding sequence ATGCTCTCGCGGCGGCTCACCGAGTTGCGAGCGCGGCTGGACGCGCTTCGTCAGCCTCCGCCTCCAGCGGGCGGGCCACGCTGGTGGTCCTTCGGGCGGAAGGTCAGTGGGCCCGGGGAGCTGTCGCTCCCGGTGCTCGAGGCGTTGGATCGCGAATTGGACCGCGTAGGCGTCCACACGTCGGCGGATGCCCATCTGCTCCATGCCCTGGGGGCCCGACGTGGGCGCGCGGGTGCGCTGTCCCAGGGCCTGCAGGCGCGCGCGGGACAGGCGCTCGGAGAGCTCGAGGAGTGTCTGGGGCGCGTGGAGCGCGCGTGGCGGGCGGGTGTGCTGCCCCCGGGGACCCTCTCCATCCTCGAGCGGGCCTTCGTCCGGCTCGCGCGCGCGGTGAAGGTGGCCGACCTCTTCCTCCGGCCCTACATGGAGGACCTCCCGGACGAGGAGTTCGTCGTCTACGAGCGCCCGGCGTCCGCGAGTCGACCCCAGCGGCCCCCGAGCAGCGCGCGGATGGCCGTGGCCGAGTACTTCGCGTCGCGGGCCCGGGAGAATGTCGCCGACGTGGTGCAGAAGCGCAGGGACCTGGACCTGGCCCACGAGATGTTGCTGCGACTGGGCGCGGACCATGACCGGGAGCGGGCGGTGCCCCTGCGTCGCGACGTGGCCGAGGCGCGCGAGCGCACGCGCGCGGTGCCCGCGGTTCGCTCGCTCGAGGAGCTGCTTCGTCACGTGCGGCATGCCGCGCGCCACGAGCCCCAGGTCGCCTATCGCTCGCTGCGTGGCCTCTACGAGCGGGCCTTGGAAGCAGGGGACATGGCGCTGGCCGCCGCGGCCCGCTCGGGCCTGGAGCCTTTGCTCCCCACGCGGACCCACCTGACGGTCATGGTGGAGAACTCGGAGCGGGACGCCCTGGCCGAATGGTTCGGCGAGGCGCCCCAGCCGTCGCGGCCCGAGGTCGATGCCCCCCGCCCGGATGAGCTGCTGGCCGACCTGGCCTTCTCGTTGCGCCCCGAGCAGCTCGCGACCTTCGAGCTGGCCGCGGGCTGTGCGCGGTACTTCGACGTGGAGGACGCGCTCTCGGAGGAGATCGTCCTGGCGGAGACGAAGACCGCCCGGCCGGTGGCGCGCCGCGTGCCCTATCCCACGCAGACGATGACCTTCGAGACGACGGGCGCCCTGCACGAGGTGAACAACTTCGTGCTGACGGACCCTCGCATGCTCCTGCGGGACCTCGCCGCCAACCGTCAGCTGGTGCGGGCGTACGTCGAGGACGCGCCTCCACCCCAGTCGAAGAAGGTGAAGCGCACCGCCGTGCGTGTCTACGTCTGCGACGCGTCCGGCTCCATGCATGGTGCCCGCGCGCGCTTCCGCGACGCCCTCATCATCGCCGAACTCAACAACTTGCGGGTCAAGGCCCGCAGGGGCGAGTCGTTCGACCCGCTCTACTTCAGCTTCTTCAACGACGTGCCCACGGAGCTGGCCCGCGTGGACACGGCCGTCGAGGCCACCCGGCAGATAGAGCGCCTCTTCCGCGACTCTCCCGCGGAGGGTCAGACGGACATCTCGCTCGCGTTGATGTCCGCGTTCGACTCCATCCGCGCCGCGCAGGGGCGGGACCCGTATCTGGCGCGCGCCACGGTGGTGCTCGTCACCGATGGTGAGGACCGCGTGGACCTGGACCTCATCCGCCGCACGCGCGCGCCCATGGGGGCGCTGGACATCGCCCTGAGCTTCATCTCCCTGGGCGAGGAGAACCCGGACCTGCGCTCGCTGGTGCGCGAGCAGCGGGCCTCGGGGGTGCGCGCCTTCTACCACCACCTCTCCGACGAGGAGATTCTCTGGGCCCGCACCGAGTTCGACACGCCCTGGCGCACGTTGCTGCCCCGCGACGTGCCGGCCACGCCGGATGCGCTGGAGCTGCTCGTGCCGCACCTGGAGGCGCTCGAGGCCGTGGCGAGCGGACGCGGCACGGGCACACCCGTCGCGGTGGAGGCCTCGTTCGAGGCGCTCTTCCCTGAATCGCCCCCCAGACCCGAGGGCGGACAGGTCCCCAGCGCGGACGTGGTGGGCCGGGTGGTGGACATCCTCGGCGCGCTGGTGGAGGCCACGTCCCTGGCGCCAGCGGACAAGCGGGCCACGGAGAGCGTCGTCCTCCTCCAGCACCTGCTCACGGTGTACGGGCTGACCCCCGCGCGCTACCTCGCGGCGCTGTCCGTCGGCGGACCCTCGGTGGAGGAGGCCCTGTCGCGAGTTCGGTTGTTGTGCCGCCCCTTCGGTTAG
- a CDS encoding thiol-disulfide oxidoreductase DCC family protein encodes MVLRTTPPGHDVILYDGHCRICSGAAREFQRLLGGRGTELRSFRDEGVLEAFPGISAERCELAMQLVRADGRVMEGAEAIVRALGRHPLGRLLYVYYVPGLRQLVDVVYRAMARYRFRIAGRTCTDGGCEVHFK; translated from the coding sequence ATGGTGCTGAGGACGACACCCCCGGGACATGATGTGATCCTCTATGACGGGCACTGCCGCATCTGCAGCGGCGCGGCCCGCGAGTTTCAGCGGCTGCTGGGCGGTCGGGGCACGGAGCTGCGCTCGTTCCGGGACGAGGGCGTGCTGGAGGCCTTTCCGGGCATCAGCGCGGAGCGGTGTGAGCTGGCCATGCAGTTGGTCCGCGCGGACGGGCGGGTGATGGAGGGCGCAGAGGCCATCGTCCGGGCGCTGGGCCGGCATCCCCTGGGGCGGCTGTTGTACGTCTATTACGTCCCCGGGCTGCGACAGCTGGTGGACGTCGTGTACCGAGCCATGGCGCGCTATCGGTTCCGGATTGCCGGGCGGACGTGCACGGATGGCGGCTGCGAGGTCCACTTCAAATAG
- a CDS encoding SRPBCC family protein, whose protein sequence is MSRVLSQQSSALPLNIEPEPGALPVDSPVSRKAQAASSRQEASTLEVFRGPVSGGGSPVVGPRCGPMTGAPNDFDFAVGGAFPPRPTGNVREQMKQGALTVAQSEAAAASLVMGSGTVVDAYARGHLRLLDPSPPLEGAPTSLTDYTSVLPGVAPEVAWDYFVRNPGPVFESAGIRFQPATGSLADGAKVFLEEKGPPPVWAPVTFRLEPEKNTVHITTLDGHPLRGTNRFAFEDDGAGGTRLRQYSAFQGSSPATSVGMKLMDPIERQHDIWRSVHAHLHDTLASR, encoded by the coding sequence ATGTCCCGAGTCCTGTCCCAGCAGTCGTCCGCCCTCCCGCTGAACATCGAGCCCGAGCCCGGGGCGCTCCCCGTCGACTCGCCGGTCTCACGGAAGGCGCAGGCCGCGTCTTCCAGGCAGGAGGCCAGCACGCTGGAGGTCTTCCGGGGCCCGGTCTCGGGCGGTGGCTCCCCGGTGGTGGGGCCCCGGTGCGGACCCATGACGGGGGCACCGAACGACTTCGACTTCGCGGTGGGGGGCGCTTTTCCTCCGCGCCCCACCGGCAACGTGCGTGAGCAGATGAAGCAGGGGGCGTTGACGGTCGCCCAGTCCGAGGCCGCCGCCGCGAGCCTGGTGATGGGGAGCGGGACGGTGGTGGACGCCTACGCGCGAGGACATCTGCGGCTGCTGGACCCGAGTCCTCCGCTCGAAGGGGCGCCCACCTCCCTGACGGACTACACCAGCGTCCTGCCGGGCGTGGCGCCGGAGGTGGCGTGGGACTACTTCGTGCGCAATCCCGGTCCTGTGTTCGAGTCGGCGGGCATCCGGTTCCAGCCGGCCACGGGCTCGCTGGCGGACGGGGCGAAGGTGTTCCTGGAGGAGAAGGGGCCGCCGCCCGTCTGGGCGCCGGTGACGTTCCGGCTCGAGCCGGAGAAGAACACCGTGCACATCACCACGCTGGACGGACATCCCCTGAGGGGGACGAACCGCTTCGCCTTCGAGGACGATGGGGCGGGTGGAACGCGACTGCGCCAGTACTCGGCCTTCCAGGGCAGTTCGCCCGCCACGTCGGTGGGCATGAAGCTGATGGACCCCATCGAGCGGCAGCATGACATCTGGCGCTCGGTGCATGCGCATCTGCATGACACGCTGGCCTCCCGCTGA
- a CDS encoding FHA domain-containing protein, with protein MRPSARTPPPTAAAGLMVERPANTRPPAAPPAGNAPPSLAPRAAPQGPANTRPPPPVPDAALPGRTGTSAPAVAAPRPPPAASRFGLAVIAGSTRGQRYKLPVTGCVVGRQRGAILFPDDGFVSPLHATFLVKDGALFVRDENSASGVYVTVAGTEAITARTHFSAGQRLFRFTGRLEPVAPVAGRPIVYGAPVPLGQAVYGVEEVIMGGRGGRAVVTAAPLLTLGQAHCDLSFPGDEGLAGRHCELSPTPTGALLRDLSGGLGTYVRIPPGEERPLRPGDRVRLGQHVLQVETLA; from the coding sequence ATGAGGCCGTCCGCCCGGACGCCGCCCCCCACGGCCGCCGCCGGGTTGATGGTGGAGCGCCCCGCGAACACCCGGCCTCCGGCGGCGCCTCCCGCGGGCAACGCGCCTCCGTCGCTGGCGCCCCGGGCCGCGCCTCAGGGGCCGGCGAACACCCGGCCGCCGCCGCCGGTGCCCGACGCCGCGTTGCCCGGGCGCACCGGGACCTCCGCCCCAGCCGTGGCGGCGCCCCGCCCTCCTCCCGCGGCCTCTCGCTTCGGGCTGGCGGTCATCGCCGGGTCCACGCGGGGGCAGAGATACAAGCTGCCGGTGACGGGCTGTGTGGTGGGCCGGCAGCGCGGCGCCATCCTCTTCCCCGATGACGGGTTCGTCTCGCCGCTCCATGCGACGTTCCTGGTGAAGGACGGCGCGCTCTTCGTGCGCGACGAGAACAGCGCCTCGGGTGTGTACGTCACGGTGGCGGGCACGGAGGCCATCACCGCGCGCACGCACTTCAGCGCGGGCCAGCGGCTGTTCCGCTTCACGGGCCGGCTGGAGCCGGTCGCACCGGTGGCGGGTCGGCCCATCGTGTATGGCGCGCCCGTGCCCCTCGGGCAGGCGGTGTACGGCGTCGAGGAGGTCATCATGGGTGGCCGAGGTGGCCGCGCGGTGGTGACGGCGGCCCCCCTGCTCACGCTGGGACAGGCCCACTGCGACTTGAGCTTCCCGGGCGACGAGGGCCTCGCGGGTCGGCACTGCGAGCTGTCCCCCACTCCGACGGGCGCCTTGCTGCGCGACCTGTCTGGAGGGCTGGGCACCTACGTGCGAATCCCGCCCGGCGAGGAGCGCCCGCTGCGACCCGGAGACCGCGTCCGCCTGGGCCAGCATGTGCTGCAGGTGGAGACGCTCGCCTGA
- a CDS encoding AAA family ATPase, with translation MQSQPTTYLQAARAFRHFFNELRDVYLERETLFTQLELALLSREHVLVVGPPGTAKSAIASAVLGRIIDEKTGLPSLFSKQLAESTVQTDLLGPVDFKVLTETGRTEYLTDEGMLGSQHAFLDEVFDGRDMLLRSILNVLFERELKHGRRVTAGRTECVVMTSNRYLSEVLARSPELLLAFADRLSFISFVPKSFARKESRAAMLQRFEHGARADLRAPLSLQQVDLLQDAVARVRVPSVVMEGVELLTDALERALTSHVSKLPDYVPTKYFSQRSAVKALWALKAAVVRDQIYRRPERPLEASVEDLDALRWFFLLGGPPSAETDALLKSVVDPRERAQLEIVRLEQRTFDEVIAQIRQELGGGLEREAQALAAADEATTVEALSRNWQPAIASTSARSLMAKLMPGPRHVQNRVPLLAAARALVAAMDQRLARGMAGQGEGRGGLSLLTSFQDVLELCRVLPELKSGLTPLSEATARFLEGALEMIALTAESADFEEGLKLEGLVGLADNLEEELSRMADLLGLLAEGAPATVERLRKVEVDARKRVVGALRRRATVAFQGTSPRGRKEPLEALAADSRRLSQLEQSLMALDPSQRSFKEELLLPLGLSYAREVLASTPFERVEQYGRAVQAVVENLRREGLPVDVVMRECQGILDGRLREHAKALTREVASPPPAAASVINGDAYVFYRGEFSAKAPDGELAALLGLDGQLAFTRGGGASAFFSEDARAAVALAELAFLQSRVKFLRSWLTQLLTSLPAPEALKERSEVERTVDRLVRSRFPLLALKEGELVRLKGVLSLLAGLPGEVGENARRLGTLLHGIEEDFGRYSRQVLERRTAA, from the coding sequence GTGCAATCACAGCCGACGACGTACCTCCAGGCCGCCCGGGCCTTTCGCCACTTCTTCAATGAGTTGCGGGACGTCTACCTGGAGCGGGAGACGCTCTTCACGCAGCTCGAGCTGGCGCTCCTGAGCCGGGAGCACGTGCTGGTGGTGGGGCCGCCGGGAACGGCGAAGAGCGCCATCGCCAGCGCGGTGCTGGGGCGCATCATCGACGAGAAGACGGGGCTGCCGTCGCTCTTCTCCAAGCAACTCGCGGAGTCCACCGTGCAGACGGACCTGCTGGGGCCGGTGGACTTCAAGGTCCTGACGGAGACGGGGCGCACGGAGTACCTCACCGACGAGGGCATGCTGGGCTCGCAGCACGCCTTCCTGGACGAGGTCTTCGACGGCCGGGACATGTTGCTGCGCTCCATCCTCAACGTGCTGTTCGAGCGCGAGCTCAAGCACGGGCGGCGGGTGACGGCGGGCCGCACCGAGTGCGTGGTGATGACGAGCAACCGGTACCTCTCGGAGGTGCTGGCGCGCTCGCCGGAGCTGCTCCTGGCCTTCGCGGACCGGCTGAGCTTCATCAGCTTCGTGCCCAAGTCCTTCGCCCGGAAGGAGAGCCGGGCGGCCATGCTCCAACGCTTCGAGCACGGCGCGCGAGCGGACCTGCGCGCGCCGCTCTCGCTGCAGCAGGTGGACCTGCTCCAGGACGCGGTGGCGCGTGTGCGGGTGCCCAGCGTGGTGATGGAGGGCGTGGAGCTCCTGACGGACGCGTTGGAGCGGGCGCTGACGTCGCACGTGTCCAAGCTGCCCGACTACGTGCCCACGAAGTACTTCTCCCAGCGCTCCGCGGTGAAGGCGCTGTGGGCGCTGAAGGCGGCCGTGGTCCGGGATCAGATCTACCGGCGGCCCGAGCGTCCGCTGGAGGCCTCCGTGGAGGACCTGGACGCGCTGCGCTGGTTCTTCCTGCTCGGAGGGCCGCCCTCGGCGGAGACGGACGCGCTGCTCAAGTCCGTGGTCGACCCGAGGGAGCGCGCGCAGCTCGAAATCGTCCGGCTGGAGCAGCGCACCTTCGACGAGGTCATCGCCCAGATTCGCCAGGAGCTGGGCGGCGGGCTGGAGCGCGAGGCCCAGGCGCTGGCGGCGGCGGACGAGGCCACCACGGTGGAAGCGCTGTCGCGCAACTGGCAGCCGGCCATCGCGTCCACCTCCGCGCGCAGCCTCATGGCCAAGCTGATGCCCGGGCCTCGCCACGTGCAGAACCGGGTGCCACTGCTGGCGGCCGCGCGCGCACTGGTGGCGGCGATGGACCAGCGGCTGGCGCGAGGCATGGCGGGGCAGGGCGAGGGGCGCGGCGGCCTGTCCCTGTTGACGTCGTTCCAGGACGTGCTGGAGCTGTGCCGCGTCCTCCCCGAGCTGAAGTCCGGGCTGACGCCCTTGAGCGAGGCCACCGCGCGCTTCCTCGAAGGGGCCCTGGAGATGATTGCCCTGACCGCGGAGAGCGCGGACTTCGAGGAGGGCCTCAAGCTGGAGGGACTCGTCGGGCTGGCGGACAACCTGGAGGAGGAGCTGTCACGGATGGCCGACCTGCTGGGCCTGCTGGCCGAGGGCGCCCCGGCGACGGTGGAGCGGCTTCGGAAGGTGGAGGTCGACGCGCGCAAGCGGGTGGTGGGCGCGCTGCGACGACGGGCTACCGTGGCCTTCCAGGGAACCTCGCCGCGAGGCCGCAAGGAGCCACTGGAGGCGCTGGCGGCGGACTCGCGCCGGCTGTCCCAGCTCGAGCAGTCCCTGATGGCCCTGGACCCCAGCCAGCGCAGCTTCAAAGAGGAGCTATTGCTGCCGCTGGGGCTCTCGTATGCGCGCGAGGTCCTGGCCTCCACGCCGTTCGAGCGCGTCGAGCAGTACGGCCGCGCCGTGCAGGCGGTGGTCGAGAACCTGCGGCGGGAGGGCCTCCCGGTGGACGTGGTGATGCGCGAGTGTCAGGGCATCCTGGACGGGCGGCTGCGGGAGCATGCCAAGGCACTCACTCGCGAGGTGGCGAGTCCTCCTCCCGCGGCGGCCTCGGTCATCAACGGCGATGCGTACGTCTTCTATCGCGGGGAGTTCTCCGCCAAGGCACCGGACGGGGAGCTGGCCGCGTTGCTGGGCCTGGACGGGCAGCTCGCCTTCACCCGTGGCGGTGGGGCATCGGCGTTCTTCTCGGAGGATGCGCGCGCGGCGGTGGCCCTCGCGGAGCTCGCCTTCCTCCAGTCGCGGGTGAAGTTCCTGCGCAGCTGGTTGACCCAGCTGCTGACGTCGCTGCCGGCGCCGGAGGCCTTGAAGGAGCGCAGCGAGGTGGAGCGCACCGTGGACCGACTGGTCCGCAGCCGCTTCCCGTTGCTGGCGCTGAAGGAAGGGGAGCTGGTGCGGCTCAAGGGCGTGCTGTCGCTGCTCGCGGGGCTGCCGGGCGAGGTGGGGGAGAACGCGCGTCGCCTGGGGACGTTGCTCCATGGCATCGAAGAGGACTTCGGGCGCTACAGCCGGCAGGTGCTGGAGCGCCGGACCGCGGCATGA
- a CDS encoding DNA integrity scanning protein DisA nucleotide-binding domain protein: MSENTKFDREFLRSALSLAAKSDVDHFLYICDTPIPPEELRGRPARKKLVYAVTLDKLAQEHQLKKVRALVIPAYDYSRTERVKVALVSALSQGAFKEGDLVLCMTGRVGRAPDTLMQMRIGGSLDDRLAIEGVKLGEEFNSQVVDALIQLALQIGQEGFEGHPIGTIITIGDHTTVLEKSRQMTINPFQGLSEAERNVLDPKIREAIKNFSVLDGAFVIREDGVVLAAGRYLSSADEAVKIPLGLGARHAAAAGITSTTHCIALVVSQTSGAVRLFKGGNIVLELHQTARRT; the protein is encoded by the coding sequence TTGAGCGAGAACACGAAGTTCGATCGGGAGTTCCTGCGCTCGGCCCTCTCCCTGGCCGCGAAGAGTGACGTCGATCACTTCCTGTACATCTGCGACACGCCCATCCCTCCCGAGGAGTTGCGCGGCAGGCCTGCTCGCAAGAAGCTCGTGTACGCGGTGACGCTGGACAAGCTGGCGCAGGAGCACCAGCTGAAGAAGGTCCGCGCGCTCGTCATCCCCGCCTACGACTACTCGCGCACCGAGCGGGTCAAGGTGGCGCTCGTCTCCGCGCTCTCCCAGGGGGCCTTCAAGGAGGGCGACCTGGTGCTCTGCATGACGGGGCGCGTGGGCCGCGCTCCCGACACGCTGATGCAGATGCGAATCGGTGGCTCGTTGGATGACCGGCTCGCCATCGAGGGCGTGAAGCTGGGCGAGGAGTTCAACTCCCAGGTGGTGGACGCGCTCATCCAGCTGGCGCTCCAGATCGGCCAGGAGGGCTTCGAGGGTCATCCCATCGGCACCATCATCACCATCGGCGACCACACGACGGTGCTGGAGAAGAGCCGGCAGATGACCATCAATCCGTTCCAGGGCCTCTCCGAGGCGGAGCGGAACGTGCTGGACCCGAAGATTCGCGAGGCCATCAAGAACTTCAGCGTGCTCGACGGCGCCTTCGTCATCCGCGAGGACGGCGTGGTGCTGGCCGCGGGGCGCTACCTGTCCTCCGCGGACGAGGCGGTGAAGATTCCGCTCGGCCTGGGCGCCCGGCACGCGGCCGCCGCGGGCATCACCTCCACCACGCACTGCATCGCGCTGGTGGTGAGCCAGACGTCCGGCGCGGTGCGCCTCTTCAAGGGCGGCAACATCGTCCTCGAACTGCACCAGACGGCACGCCGGACCTGA